One Cryptococcus neoformans var. neoformans B-3501A chromosome 10, whole genome shotgun sequence DNA window includes the following coding sequences:
- a CDS encoding hypothetical protein (Match to EST gb|CF192220.1|CF192220), protein MSTNTASPPVDVASLSVKSNDPRDQQLVIRQMTPDIITFSVPFTRSGFLPIGGRSTAIRLSRPSKPIVTQNAIQPHPQSAPSDVVFVYASHPLTAATKEALNTLGEVKWLVTPDGEHGMYIQEYVDHFPGAQAIGVERYKEQKPGIQWAGLFGQNVDGETKKYGFEPEISLHQVSAHVNHELTAIHHPSGTLLEGDMLFNLPPTEQYSRAGGLPTLFKFFGSGGSLSPGGKVHASMASGVTKNKDLLKKELAPINAAKWDRIIPCHGEVIETDGKVQWNKVWGKFS, encoded by the exons ATGTCTACAAACACCGCCTCTCCTCCTGTCGACGTTGCATCTCTCTCAGTAAAGTCCAACGACCCTCGAGACCAGCAACTAGTTATCAGACAGATGACTCCTGATATTATTACTTTTTCGGTGCCCTTC ACCCGATCTGGTTTTCTACCCATTGGTGGTCGTTCAACTGCCATTCGTCTCTCTCGTCCTTCCAAACCAATCGTCACCCAAAATGCCATCCAACCGCATCCTCAATCAGCTCCTTCAGATGTAGTCTTTGTCTATGCCTCTCATCCTTTGACTGCGGCTACTAAAGAAGCACTCAATACCTTGGGCGAAGTAAAATGGTTGGTCACTCCTGATGGAGAACATGGAATGTACATCCAGGAATACGTCGACCATTTCCCCGGAGCACA GGCAATTGGTGTTGAACGTTACAAGGAACAGAAGCCTGGCATTCAATGGGCCGGCCTCTTTGGTCAGAATGTCGATGGCGAGACTAAAAAATATGGTTTTGAGCCTGAGATCAGTCTGCATCAAGTATCAGCTCACGTTAACCATGAGCTCACCGCCATTCACCACCCTTCCGGTACCTTACTTGAAGGTGATATGCTGTTCAACTTGCCTCCGACAGAGCAGTATAGCAGGGCTGGCGGATTGCCCACACTTTTCAAGTTCTTTGGGAGCGGTGGCTCATTGAGTCCGGGAGGCAAGGTGCATGCCAGTATGGCTAGTGGAGTTACAAAGAATAAGGA cttgttgaagaaggaattggCGCCGATCAACGCTGCCAAATGGGACAGAATTATTCCTTGCCATGGAGAAGTCATTGAGACAGACGGGAAAGTCCAATGGAACAAGGTGTGGGGCAAGTTTTCGTAA